TTTTGCATGAATCGTACAAGCTTTCGTAAAACTACTGCTGCTTGAAACATAAAAAAACCCCATCCCAACAAAGGGACGAGGTTTATATATTCGCGGTACCACCCTAATTAACCTGAATTAAGCATTCAAGTTCACTTCATTTGGATAACGGCATAAATGCCGGAACATCTTTACAATTTCATTAATGAAACTGGTCCCGATGCCAACTCAGGAGGTGAACTTCATTTAAGCTGCCAGATAAAAATGCTTTCAGTCAAGGCATTTTCTCCCTAAATCAGCAGGGCTGTAAATTACTTTTCTCCATCAACGTTTATTCATCATGCAATTTGCCATTATTATAGTATATTTTCATGTTCATTTCAAATCCATTTTGCTGTAAGCTTGCAGATTAGGCGAAATGATAGATTAAAATGCCTGCAGCAACTGCTACATTTAAGGATTCACTTTTCCCGTGTATCGGAATATACAGATTTTTATCCGTTGCAGCAAGCACTTCTTTGCTTACTCCGTTTCCTTCATTGCCGACAATTAAACAATAGGAGGATTCAGGTGTTACTTCTCGATAATTGACGCCGTTTTCCAAGCTTGTACCATAAACAGGTATTTCTTTTTCCTTTAATTCTGCAATAAATTGCGGCAAGTTCTGCTTAATAATAGGCAGATGAAAATGACTGCCTTGCGCTGAGCGAACAACTTTCGGATTATATATGTCAACAGTGCCGTCGCCGACTATTACGGCATCAATTCCGGCAGCATCGGCTGTGCGGATGATTGTTCCAAGGTTACCTGGATCCTGAATCTCATCAAGAGCAATAAAGGATTTTCCTGTGGAAAGCACTTGTTCATCAGCATACTGGGTGCATAAAGCCACAATTCCTTGCGGGGTCTCAGTATCTGTTAATTGCAGAATAATTTCCTTCGTTACAATGGTTACAGGAACATCACCGTAATCCCATTTTGGCATTTCTATTTCCTCAGAAATAATCAAGTGCTTAATTGCATTTGCTTTTAGCGCTTCCTCTACTAAATGAAAGCCTTCTACAAGAAAGGTGCCTGTTTTGTCCCTTTCTTTTTTTGTCAGGCATTTTTTCCACTCTTTTATTTGAGGGTTTTTGGCAGATAATATATGTTTCAAATTGTACGTCTCCTCACTTAAGCTAACCATTCTTTCATTTTTTATTATTATAGCGTAAAGAATATACATAATAAACGTTAAATGAGTAATGATATAGTATGGGTTTGTCATATTAGGAAAAAGGAGTGTTATACATGAATTTAAATTTACGTAATGCGATTATCCATAATGTCTCTGGCAATACACAAGACGAGCTGAAGGCGACGATTGTAGATGCTATCCAAAATGGCGAAGAGAAAATGCTTCCTGGTCTCGGGGTCTTATTCGAAGTAATCTGGAAAAATTCTTCTGAGGATGAAAAGACAGAGATGCTGCAATCTTTAGAATCAGGATTGAAATAAAGAAAAATGGGGGGATGCTAATTCCTCCTTTTTTTTGCCCAAAAATTTTTATTAATAGTGAAACTTCTTTTATCGTCAATCGTATATCCATAAAGCATAACTGCAATGTTATAAACTTTGTATAGCAGGGTATAATTCAGATAGATTTATATGCTATACTACGTGTACTATACGTTTCTATTGGTTTTTTGTGCACATATACATAAAGTAATGTAACTAATAAAGAAAAAAGGTGAAGTTATCTTGACGAAGAAGAAGTTTCATTATTGGCTTTTGCAAGTATTATTAATTGTCGCAATCATTTATGTTTGCACAAAAATATCTTTTTTATTTCAGCCTGTAGCTGTACTGTTTTCTACTTTGTTTTTTCCTATTATTATCACAGGATTTTTGTACTTCCTGTTGAATCCGATTGTCAACTTCTTGCAAAAATATAAGGTACCGAAAACATTAGCTATTATTATTA
This DNA window, taken from Niallia sp. Man26, encodes the following:
- a CDS encoding RNA methyltransferase, which codes for MKHILSAKNPQIKEWKKCLTKKERDKTGTFLVEGFHLVEEALKANAIKHLIISEEIEMPKWDYGDVPVTIVTKEIILQLTDTETPQGIVALCTQYADEQVLSTGKSFIALDEIQDPGNLGTIIRTADAAGIDAVIVGDGTVDIYNPKVVRSAQGSHFHLPIIKQNLPQFIAELKEKEIPVYGTSLENGVNYREVTPESSYCLIVGNEGNGVSKEVLAATDKNLYIPIHGKSESLNVAVAAGILIYHFA
- the sspI gene encoding small acid-soluble spore protein SspI, giving the protein MNLNLRNAIIHNVSGNTQDELKATIVDAIQNGEEKMLPGLGVLFEVIWKNSSEDEKTEMLQSLESGLK